CTGGAGCGCCCCGCAGGAATTGCTTCAAGGCCTGTTCGCTGCGCGAAATCGGCAGATCGAGCAGAGAGCTGTCGAAGCCGAGCCGACTTATCGGTTGCGAGAAGCGCACCGGCGCGCCAAAGAAGAGCCGGTAATCAGCGCCCTGGCTTGGTTCCGGGCAACGGAAATCGACGAGGCGGATCGGGATGCGACGTCCGACCAGCCAGCAGATAATGCCATGCAGGATGATCCAATAGGTGCGATAGGCAAAGGCCGAACGCGGCTCGCCGGCGTCCCGAAGTTCGATCTGCGCGAGCCCGTCACTGATGACGAGCGTACCGCGCGGATCGTCCAGAACGACATCGAGGAAGCGCAAGGCCCGCCGCAAGGCGTGGCCGAGAGTCGGTGCATGCAGCACACAATGGCAGAGCAGCGTGAAGCTGCCGCTGCGCATCGGCCGGGCGCCCATGCCGAAGAATTCGTCGTCGAGTTCTGCGGCAATTGCCAGCCACAATGCGCCATAGGTCTCGGCCGACACCGGCTGATCGATTGCCGGCGGGAGCCCGAGCTTGGCCAGAAGAGGCGCCACCGGTTTGCCGAGCCGGCGCAGGCTGTCGAGAGCTTCCTCGACAAACCCCGATGCGATCATACGTCGCTCGATTTCGGCCATAGCCGCTCCATCATGACATATTAAAAATGGCAAAACTGGCCGAAATAATGGAGCAGTTGCGTCATCGCTTGCAATAGGCCGAAGGAATAGAATCCGGTTTCGGCGGGCTCTGGAGGAGATGTCTGCCTGGCAGGGAGGAACGATCCGTGCAGATCAGCGGCGCAAGTTTCATCGTCACCGGCGGCGGCTCCGGCCTCGGAGCAGCAACAGCACGCATGCTTATCGAAGCCGGCGGACGCGTGACGATCGCCGATCTCAACGTGGATGCAGGCGAGGCCGTCGCGCGCGAGCTCGGGCAGGATGTACACTTCGTTCGGGCTGACGTGACCGATGATCAAGATGGTGGTGCAGCAATCGCCGCTGCAATGGATGCCTTCGGTACGCTTCGCGGGCTCATCAATTGTGCCGGTGTGGCGCCCGCCGAAAAGGTGATCGGCCGTGATGGCCCGCATCGGCTGGAAAGTTTTGCCCGCACCATTACCATCAATCTCATCGGCACCTTCAATATGATCCGGCTTGCTGCCGCTGCCATCCAGAATGCTGAGCCGGATGCGGAAGGTGAGCGTGGTGTGATCATTAATACGGCTTCGGCGGCTGCTTTCGACGGGCAGATCGGTCAGGCCGCCTATGCTGCCTCCAAGGGCGGTGTCGCGGCAATGACGTTGCCGATCGCTCGCGAGCTTGCGCGTCATGGCATTCGTACCGTGTCGATTGCGCCCGGCATTTTCGAAACACCGATGATGGCAGGCATGCCGGCGGAGGTGCGGGAAGCGCTTGGAAAGAGCGTGCCTTTCCCGCCACGCCTCGGGCATCCGGCGGAGTTTGCCGCGCTGGTGCGCCATATCCTGGAAAACAGCATGCTGAACGGCGAGGTCATCCGCCTCGACGGGGCATTGCGCATGGGTGCGCGCTGAGCGTCTGGCCCGAAGGAGGACAAATGGCCTTGCAGGATCCCATCGTCATCGTAGGAGCGGCTCGTACACCGATCGGCAGTTTCCAGGGCGAACTTAAAGATGCCTCGGCCCCTGAGCTTGGCGCGATGGCAATCCGTGCAGCACTTCAGCGCAGCGGCGTTGCGGCCGATGCAGTCGAGGAAGTGGTCTTCGGTTGTGTATTGCCGGCCGGTCAGGGACAGGCGCCGGCCCGCCAAGCTGCGATCCATGCCGGACTGCCTTTTGCGACCGGCGCCAGCACCGTCAACAAGATGTGTGGTTCCGGCATGAAGGCGGTCATGATCGCTCATGATCTGATTGCTGCCGGCAGCGCTTCACTGGCGATCGCAGGCGGCATGGAAAGCATGACCAATGCGCCCTATCTCCTTGATCGTGCCCGTGCGGGTTACAGGCTCGGCCATGGGCGGGTCGTGGATCATATGTTCCTCGACGGGCTGGAGGATGCTTATGACAAGGGGCGCTTGATGGGCAGCTTCGCGGAGGATTGCGCCGAAGCCTATCAGTTTACGCGCGAGGCGCAGGACGCCTATGCGGTGACCTCGCTGACGCGGGCGCAGAAGGCGATTGCCGAAGGCTATTTTGACAGAGAAATCGTGCCCGTGACGGTGAAATCCGGCAAGGGCGAGCCGGTGGCAAGCCGTGACGAACAGCCGGGCAAGGCGAGGCCTGACAAGATCCCGACCCTGAAGCCGGCTTTCCGCGACGGCGGTACGGTCACGGCCGCCAATTCCAGTTCGATCTCTGATGGAGCAGCCGCGCTCGTGCTGATGCGTCGTTCGGAGGCGGATCGTCGCGGGCTGAAGCCGCTCGCCACCATTCTCGGTCACGCCACGCATTCGCAGGAACCTAGTCTCTTCGCCACCGCGCCGATCGGCGCCCTGCAGAAACTCTCTGACCGCACCGGCCTGCCGCTTTCCGAGGTTGATATCTTTGAGATCAACGAGGCATTCGCCGTCGTTGCCATGGCGGCGATGCGCGACCTCGACCTGCCGCATGACAAGGTCAATGTGCATGGCGGCGCCTGTGCGCTCGGCCATCCGATCGGGGCTTCCGGCGCCCGTATTCTGGTGACGTTATTGGCAGCGCTGGAGCGTTATGACGTGAAGCGGGGTATGGCAGCACTTTGCATCGGCGGTGGCGAGGCGACCGCTGTTGCAATCGAGCGGCATTAGGGAAGGGGGAGGGCAGATGATCCTTTCCGAACTTCAGCAGCAAATCTGCGATCTGGCTCGTGATTTCGCTCGGGAACGTCTGGCGCCCGGAGCGGCAAAACGCGACCGGGAATCTCTCTTCCCTCGCGAAGAACTGAAGGAAATGGGTGAACTCGGGCTTCTCGGCATGCTGGTACCCGAGGCTTATGGTGGATCGGATACTGGTCTCATTGCCTATGCCGCGGCCCTCGAGGAGATAGCAGCCGGCGACGGTCCCTGCTCCACCATCATGAGCGTGCACAGTTCGGTCGGCTGCGTGCCCATCCTGAAATTCGGCAATGAGGAGCAGCGCCAACGTTTCCTGCCGAAGCTTGCCAGCGGCGAATGGATCGGCGGTTTTGCGCTGACCGAGCCACAGGCGGGCTCCGATGCCTCGAACCTCAGGACGCGGGCGCGGCGCGACGGCGATCACTATGTGCTCGACGGCGCCAAGCAGTTCATCACTTCGGGCAAGAACGGACAGGTTATCATCGTCTTTGCCGTCACCGATCCCGATGCCGGCAAGAAGGGCATCACTGCCTTCATCGTGCCGACCAATACGCCAGGTTACGAGGTGATACGGGTCGAGGAGAAGCTTGGCCTGCATTCCTCCGATACCTGCCAGATCGCCTTCAATGGCATGCGTATTCCAGCCGAGCTTCGGCTCGGCGAGGAAGGGGAAGGCTACCGGATCGCACTTGCCAATCTTGAGGGCGGGCGGATCGGTATTGCTGCGCAGGCCGTCGGCATGGCGAAGGCTGCGTTCGAGGCGGCACGCGATTATGCCCGCGAGCGCAGCGCCTTTGGCAAACCGATTGCCGAACATCAGGCTGTCGCCTTTCGGCTTGCCGATATGGCAACGCGCATCGAGGCGGCCCGGCAACTCGTCTTCCATGCTGCCTGGCTCCGGGAGGCCGGATTGCCATGTCTGTCGGAGGCTTCGATGGCCAAGCTCTTTGCCTCCGAAATGGCCGAACGTGTCTGCTCCGATGCGATCCAGATCCATGGTGGCTATGGCTACATGGCCGACTATCCGGTGGAGCGCATCTATCGCGACGTACGTATCTGCCAGATCTACGAGGGAACAAGCGACGTGCAGCGCATGGTGATTGCCCGCAACTTATAAGAACGAGGCCTGCTTCTGGAGGAGAGAGGCGGAGCCGATAAAAGGAGGAAAGAGACTACATGGAGGAATCTGCTCGTTTGAGCCTGCATGTCCCCGAACCTGCCGTCCGTCCGGGCGGCCAACCCGATTTTTCCAACGTCAAGATTGCAAAGGCCGGGGCCGTGCCTCGACCGGAGGTCGATGTTGCATCCGAGGATATCCGCGACCTCGCCTTTTCGATCATCCGTGTGCTCAATCGCGATGGGGAGGCCGTTGGTCCCTGGGCAGGGTCGCTGAGCGACGAGGAGTTGCTGACTGGGCTTCGCAACATGATGAAGCTTCGCGCCTTCGATGCCCGCATGCTGATGGCGCAGCGGCAGGGCAAGACCTCCTTCTACATGCAGCATCTCGGCGAGGAGGCCGTCAGCTGCGGCTTCCGCAAGGCGCTGCGGAAGGGCGACATGAACTTCCCGACCTACCGGCAGGCTGGCCTGCTCATTGCCGACGACTATCCGATGGTCGAGATGATGAACCAGATCTATTCGAACGAGAGCGATCCGCTGCACGGCCGGCAATTGCCCATCATGTACTCGTCCAAGGAACACGGCTTCTTCACGATCTCGGGCAATCTCGCCACGCAATATGTGCAGGCGGTTGGCTGGGCCATGGCTTCGGCGATCAAGAATGACAGCCGCATAGCCGCCGGCTGGATCGGCGACGGCTCGACGGCGGAATCGGACTTCCATTCGGCGCTGGTCTTTGCCTCCACCTACAAGGCACCGGTCATCCTCAACATCGTCAACAATCAGTGGGCGATCTCCACCTTCCAGGGCATTGCCCGCGGCGGCTCCGGCACCTTTGCCGCCCGGGGCCTCGGTTTCGGCATTCCGGCGCTGCGCGTCGATGGCAACGACTATCTCGCTGTTCACGCTGTCGCCCGCTGGGCGGCGGAGCGGGCACGCCGCAATCTCGGCCCGACGCTGATCGAATATGTCACCTATCGCGTCGGAGCCCACTCGACATCGGATGATCCAAGCGCCTACCGGCCGAAGACGGAATCCGAAGCCTGGCCGCTCGGCGATCCTGTCCTGCGGCTGAAGAAGCACCTGATCGTCAGAGGCGTTTGGTCGGATGCGCGCCATACCCAGGCCGAAGCGGAGATCATGGACGAGGTGATCGAGGCGCAACGCCAAGCCGAGGCGCACGGTACGCTGCATGATGGCGGCAAACCTTCGGTGCGCGATATATTCGAGGGCGTCTATGCCGAGATGCCGCCGCACATTCGTCGTCAGCGGCAGAAGGCGGGGTACTGATATGGCCCGGATGACGATGATTGAGGCCGTGCGCAGCGCCATGGACGTCTCGATGGCGCGCGACGACAATGTCGTGGTCTTCGGTGAGGATGTCGGCTATTTCGGCGGCGTCTTCCGCTGCACGCAGGGCCTGCAGGCAAAATACGGCAAGACGCGCTGTTTCGACACGCCGATCAGCGAATCCGGTATCGTCGGCACGGCAATCGGCATGGCTGCCTATGGGCTGAAGCCCTGCGTCGAGATCCAGTTCGCCGACTACATGTATCCGGCTTACGATCAACTGACGCAGGAGGCGGCGCGTATCCGCTATCGTTCCAACGGCGATTTCACTTGCCCGATCGTCGTGCGCATGCCGACCGGCGGCGGCATCTTCGGCGGCCAGACGCACAGCCAGAGCCCGGAAGCGCTTTTCACCCATGTCTGCGGCCTGAAAGTGGTCGTGCCCTCCAATCCTCACGACGCCAAGGGCCTGCTGATATCAGCCATCGAGGATCCCGATCCCGTCATGTTCCTGGAGCCGAAGCGCCTCTATAACGGACCCTTCGACGGTCACCACGAAAGACCGGTGACACCATGGTCGAAGCATGATCTCGGCGAAGTGCCGGAGGGGCACTATACGATCCCGATCGGCAAGGCCGAGGTGCGGCGCACGGGCTCGGCCGTGACTGTCGTCGCCTACGGCACAATGGTGCATGTGGCGCTTGCCGCCGCCGAGGATGCCGGCATCGACGCCGAGGTGATCGATCTCAGAAGCCTCCTGCCGCTTGATCTCGATACGATCGTCAAATCCGTCGCCAAGACCGGGCGCTGCGTCGTCATCCACGAAGCCACGCTGACCTCTGGTTTCGGGGCCGAGGTCGTGTCGCTGGTGCAGGAACATTGCTTCTATCAGCTCGAAGCCCCGGTCGTGCGCGTCGCCGGCTGGGACACGCCCTATCCGCATGCGCAGGAGTGGGATTATTTCCCTGGACCCGGCCGCGTCGGGCGGGCACTCGCCGAAGTCATGGAGGCCTGAGCCATGGGCGAATTCACCATCAAGATGCCCGATGTCGGCGAAGGCGTCGCCGAGGCCGAGCTCGTGGAATGGCATGTGAAGACGGGCGATCCGGTGCGTGAGGACATGGTGATCGCCGCGGTCATGACAGACAAGGCCACCGTCGAGATCCCATCGCCTGTCAGCGGCACGGTGACCTGGCTTGCCGGAGAGATCGGTGACCGCATCGCCGTCAAGGCGCCGCTCGTGCGCATCGAGACATCGGAGGAGATCGGCGCAACGAAGCTTGAAGCACCCTCGCAGCCGCTGCTTGCCGAGCCGGTGAAAGTGGAGGCGCTGAAACCCGCTCCGAAGCCGCCCGCACCCGCAACCCCATCCCCATCCTCACCTGCAGAAAAGCCGCTTGCCGCGCCATCCGTACGGCTCTTTGCGCGCGAGAGCGGCGTGGACCTGAGGCAAGTGCAAGGCACCGGGCCGGCCGGCCGTATCCTTCGCGAGGATGTCGAGCAGTTCCTCAACCAGGGTGCAGCGCCCGTTTCGGTGCGAGCCGGTTTGGCGAAGAAGACGGCGACCGAGGAGATCAAGCTGACCGGCCTTCGCCGCCGTATCGCAGAGAAGATGGCGCTCTCGACGTCGCGCATTCCCCACATCACCTATGTGGAGGAGGTGGATATGAGCGCGCTGGAGGAACTGCGCGCAACCATGAATACCGATCGCAAGGCCGATCATCCCAAGTTGACGGTGTTGCCCTTCCTGATGCGGGCTTTGGTCAAAGCGATCTCCGAGCAGCCCGATGTCAACGCCACCTTTGACGACGATGCCGGCATCATCACGCGCTCTAGCGCGGTGCATATCGGCATCGCAACGCAGACCCCGGCGGGTCTGACCGTGCCTGTCGTGCGTCACGCCGAGGCGCGCGGCATCTTCGACTGCGCTATCGAAATGAACCGGTTGGCGGGCGCGGCTCGATCAGGCACGGCGACGCGCGACGAACTGTCGGGATCGACCATCACCATCAGCTCGCTCGGCGCGCTTGGCGGTATCGTCTCAACGCCGGTCATCAATCATCCGGAAGTGGCGATCATCGGCGTCAACAAGATTGCCACACGGCCGGTCTGGGACGGCACACAATTCGTGCCCCGCAAGATGATGAACCTCTCCTCCAGCTTCGATCACCGCATCATCGACGGCTGGGATGCGGCGAACTTCGTGCAGCGTATTCGCACGCTGCTCGAAACGCCGGCGCTCATTTTCATCGAAGGCTGAGCCATGAAAGAGATTGTCTGCAAGCTCCTCGTCATCGGTGCTGGCCCCGGTGGTTATGTCTGCGCCATCCGTGCCGGCCAGCTCGGCATCGATACCGTCATCGTCGAGGCCGGCAAGCCCGGCGGCACCTGCCTGACGGTCGGCTGCATTCCCTCCAAGGCACTCATTCATGCAGCAGCGGAATTCGATGCTGCGCAAAGCATGCTGGCGGGCAAGAACCCGATGGGTATCCGTGTTGAAGGCGTCTCCATCGACCTCGCACGAACAGTCGCCTGGAAGGATGGCATTGTCGGCCGGCTGACCAGCGGTGTCTCCGGCCTCATGCAGAGAGCACGGGTCAAGATCGTGCACGGTCGCGCGCACTTCCGGGACGGCAAGACCGTGGAGGTGGAGACGGAGACCGGCCAGCAGATCATCCGCGCCGAGACCGTGGTGATTGCGACAGGCTCCGATCCGGTGGAACTCCCGAACCTGCCTTTTGGCGGCCGCGTCATCTCCTCGGCCGAGGCTCTGTCGTTGGGAGAGGTGCCGAAAAATCTCGTCGTCGTCGGCGGCGGCTATATCGGACTGGAGCTCGGGACAGCCTTTGCGAAGATGGGATCTCAGGTAACGGTGGTCGAGGCCACGCAGCAGGTGCTGCCGTTATATGACGCGGACTTGGTGCGGCCTGTCATGCGCAAATTGACCGAGCGGGGCATTCGCGTGCTGACCGGTGCCAAGGCAATCGGCCTGTCCGATACCGGCGAAGGACTTGTCATAGAAACGCCCGACGGTCGGCAGCAGGCACTTGCCGCGGACCGCATTCTCGTGACGGTCGGCCGCCGTCCGAGAACGGCGGGTTCGGGCCTTGAAGAGCTCGACCTCGATCGCGCCGGCCCCTATCTCAGGATCGATGATCGTTGCCGCACCTCCATGCGCGGCATCTATGCCATCGGCGATGTCACCGGCGAGCCGATGCTGGCGCATCGGGCCATGGCCCAAGGGGAGATGGTCGCGGAAATCGTTGCGGGCAGGAAACGCGCCTGGGACAAGCGCTGCATCCCGGCGATTTGTTTCACAGATCCGGAGATCGTCAGCGCCGGCCTGTCACCGGCGGAGGCGCGCGCCCAGGGCTATGATATCAGGACCGGCCAGTTTCCCTTCAGCGCCAATGGGCGGGCGATGACGATGCTTTCGGAAGAGGGGTTCGTGCGGGTGGTGGCAAGGGCAGATACCAATCTCGTGCTCGGCCTGCAGGCGGTGGGCGCTGGTGTCTCGGAACTTTCGGCCGCCTTTGCGCTCGCCATCGAAATGGGCGCCCGGCTGGAAGATATCGCCGGCACGATCCATGCTCATCCAACCCGCAGCGAGGCGGTCATGGAAGCCGCACTCAAAGCCTTGGGGAACGCGCTGCATATGTGAGCTTGAGTGCAGGCTGTCTTACTGCGCTTCCGGCTCCGCGCCGGTCGAGCGTCTTGCGACGAATTCTCCCGACAAGCGGATGATCGTCGCTGCCCGCAGCAGCGCCGACGTATCTCCCTCGATCATTTCAACGACAACCCGGACAATCTCGTCGACCGGCTGGCGAAAAGTGGTGAGGTTGTAATGCGGCCAGCCGGCCATCGGAATGTCGTCGAAACCTGCAACGAAGATGTCGTCGGGAACGCGGCAGCCGGCTTCTTCCCGCAGCGCATCGATGCCGCCGATTGCCAGGATGTCGTTGGCAAAGAAAATCGCGTCGGTGCTCTTCTTGGCCGCGATTTCGAGTGCGGCCTTGCGGCCGGCATAATAGCTGTATTCCTGTCCTTCGATCCGGGCGCTCAGCGTCATGCCAAGCTCCGCAATCCGCGTGACGAAACCGCTCTGCCGTTCACGGTTGGTGGTCGTGTGGCTAAGGCCGGCGACATAGGCGACCCTGCGAGCGCCCTGCTGATAGAAATGATCGGCCAGCGCCCGGGCACCCTCGACATTGTTGCAGGCAACACAGCTGAGGTTGGTATCTTCGATGACGCGGTTGATCAGGATGGCAGGACGGCCTTCCGTTGCCCAGCTCAATGTAGAACCCGAGAGGATCGTGGCAGAAATGACGATGACGGCGTCCACGTTATAGCGGCGCAGCGCCGAAAGCTGCTCCTCGAGGTTGGAGCCCTTGGTGATGTTGAAGAGAAGGCTCTGCAGGCCGATGCGCTGCAGCGACCGGGAGAGTTTCTCGATCAGGCCCGGATAGAAGGGGTTCTGCATATCGGAGACGACGATGCCGATGATGTTCGTCCGGCTCTTCGACAGCATGCTGGCGATTGCGTTCGGCTGATAGTCAACCTCAGCCGCATATTTCAGGATCCGCTCACGCAGATCCGCCGCGATGCTCGCGCCCGGGGTAAATGCGCGCGAGACGGCCGACTGGCTTACGCCGAGCATACGTGCCAATTCACGAGCCGTCATCGGCTTGCGGCTCAGCGCTTCACTGGACGGCTCCCCCTGCAAGGACGGTGATCCCTGTTTGCGCATGCTCCATTCCCCGGTTGCTCCCTATCTTCCTATCCTTGTTGCATTCGGATGCAATAATTTCAACCGCTTCCTGCGCATGGCTGCCGATTCTTCCTTTGATAGCTTTTCGCTTTCGAAAAGAGATGAATGCGTTGCGTTGCAGTAGCAGAAAATCGCATGAAATAAGGAGATATCCGGCTTTCTTATATTGGATATCCAGAAACCGATATTTTTGCAGATTTTGACATAAAACCTGTTCCGATTCCAATTCAACCGCTGTGTTGCATACGGATGCAAATTGGAAGATGCTTCTCTCAACAACAACACCGGCGCTGAAAACGTCTGTTCTCCGAGGGAATGCCAGTGGGTACGATCATCAAGTCCGTGGAAGCTTTTCAGGTGAAATGGGAGCCCGGCGAGCCGCCGGGCCGCCGCACGGCTTTCGTGCGGGTGACGACCGAGGACGGCGTCGTCGGCCACGGCGAGGCCTCGCCGATGATGGGGGGCGAACACTCGCTCGGCGTCGTCGGGGATTTTGCGGCCTCGCTCGCCGGTGCCGATGCGCTCGACCAGGCGGTGCTCTACGACCGTTTGCTGCATAAATATGTGAAGCTTGGCCCGGAAGGCGCCGTCACCGGTGCGCTTGCCGCTCTCGATATCGCCCTCTGGGACATCAAGGGCAAGCACTTCAATCAGCCCGTCTACAAGCTGCTTGGCGGTGCCTGGCGCACGGAACTGCCTTTCTATGCCTCGATTGGCAACAATGCCGGCCGCACCGTCGATGAAACGGTTCGCGTGGTCGAGCAGCGCTGGAGGGCCGAAAAGCCCGCGGCGATCAAGATCCGCTGGGATGGCGACCGCACGCGCCAAGACTATGACATTCGGGGCGACATAGCCAAGGCCAAGGCCGTGCGTAAGCTGGTGGGCGACGACTTCCCGCTCGCCTTCGACGCCAATAACCAATATTCCGTCGGCGGCGCTATCCGCGTTGGGCGTGCGCTCGAAGAGCTCGGCTATATCTGGTTCGAAGAACCGGTCCAGCACTATAACGTCCGTGCCATGGGGGAGGTCGCCCAGCGCCTCGACATCACGGTTTCGGCTGCCGAGCAGTCCTATACGACGCAGGCCGTCGTCGACATGATCAATGCGGGCGTGCGCATGGTGCAGCCTGACATCGTCAAGATGGGCGGCATCACCGGCCTCATGCAGTGCGCTGCGATCTGCTTTGCCCATGGTGTCGAACTGGTTCCGCACCAGACGCAGCCGACCATTGCTCATGTGGCAAACCTGCATGTGCTTGCGACGCTGATGCACAACACCAAGCCCGCCGAATTTTCCGATCCGTCGACGCGCATGCATGTCGGCTTCGCCAATCCGCCGATTCCGGAAGACGGCAAGTTCAAGGTGCCGTCCGGCCCGGGCCTTGGCCTGACCGTCAACGATGCCGAGCTCGACAAGCGGCGAAGCTGAATATTCTGACACATGGGAGGAAATGACATGAACTTGAGAAGACGCCAATTTCTGGAATTGAGCGCAGCCACAGCTGCGATGAGCATGCTTGGCCCCGCTCTCGCCCGTGCGGCGAGCGATCCCGATACGATCCGCATCGGCATTGCCGCTAACGGCCCGCGCACCAGCGATCCGAACTACACGACGCAGGGCGGCGACAACTGGGCGACCGAGCAGATGTACGAACAGCTCGTTCGCCCGGATGACGGCACGTTCGCCACCACGCCGGACCAGTACCGACCCACGCTCGCCACCGAATGGTCTGCCTCGTCGGATGCCAAGACCTGGACCTTCAAACTCCGTCAGGGCGTGCAGTTCCACAAGGGTTTTGGTGAAATGACGTCCGAAGACGTCGTCTTCTCCTTCAAGCGTGCCATGGCCGACGGCACGAACAAGCCGATCCTGTCGAATATCGCCGATGTCGTCGCTACCGGTCCCTATGAGGTCGTCATCACGCTGAAGAATTCCGACGTGAACCTGCTGGGTACGTCGATCTTCCTCAACAACACCGCGGTCGTGTCCAAGAAAGCTGTCGATCAGATGGGTGCGGAGAAGTTCAAGACCGATGCGGTCGGCACCGGTCCCTACGAACTCACCCGCTTTGACAGCAAGTGGGGCACGGCACTGAAGCGCCATGAAGGTTATTGGGGCGAAAAGGCGAAGGTCGCCAAGGTCGAATCCGTCTACATCGCCGACACGACGGCGCGCACGCTGGCGCTGCTGGCAGGTGATGTCGATATGATCGAAGCCGTCCGCGCACCGGGCTGGGTCGACTCCATGTTGCAGCGCGACTCGACCCTTCAGTTCGACATGACGTCGCCGGGTTCGTTCAACACGCTGCATATCAACCTCAAACGCAAGCCCTTCGACAATATCAAGGTGCGTCAGGCGATCATGTATGCTGTCGATCGCCATGCGGTTGCCGAGGCCATGAAGCCGATGGGGGGCTTTACCGCCGACCTGCAACCCGAGTCTTTCCCGGGTGGCTTCAAGACCGAAGATTTGCCGCCCGATCTTCAGTACAATTACGATCCGGAGAAGGCAAAGGCTCTGCTCGCCGAAGCCGGTTTCCCTGATGGCTTCGACTTCGACAGCAATGTCAGCCAGCGCGAGGACTATGCATCGATCATGTTGATCGTACAGGAGCAACTGCGTGCTGTCGGCATGCGCATGAACCTGCACATCGGCGATCACACCGCCTATCACGCTGACAATCAGCACGACAAGAATACGCTCGCCCTGCATTCGTCCAGCTACCCGCCGATCCCGACCCAGCTTTACGTTCAGCAGCTTTCGACGAAAGCGGAAGTCAAGCCGGACGGAACGGGCGGCATCAATTACAGCCACTACGGCGTAGCCATGCCCGGTATCGACGACCTGCTTGCCAAGGCGCTGCAGGCAACCGATTACAAGGCCTATGTCGACTATTGCAGGCAGATCGAACTTCAGGTCCTCCGTGATCTGCCGCTGATTGGCATGTCGACGCTCTCCTTCACAGTCGCCCGCAACGCACGCCTTGACCTCGGCTACAAGGTACAGAGCGGCTATGCGCGCTGGCGCTTCCATCACGCCACCAAGAAGGCCTGATCACAGGTCGTGATGAATACGAGTGAATGACAATGGCTAGATATTTTCTCCTCCGGCTGGCGGATGCCATTCCGACAATCTGGCTGGTGCTCACGCTCGTGTTCATCGCGATGCGTATCCTGCCTGGCGATCCGGCGATCGCTGCTCTGGGAGACATGGCTCTCCCGGAGCAGCTGGCAGCCTTCCGTCATAAGATGGGGCTCGATGTGCCGCTCTGGCAGCAATACATCAACTTCCTCATCGGCGTGCTCAGCCTCGATTTCGGCCAGTCCTATATGAACGACGAGCCGGTGCTGAACCTGATCGCCGCCAATCTGCCCTACACGATCGAACTCACCGTTGCGGCGATGATCATCGGCGTCGGTGCGGGTGTGCCCTTCGGCGTGCTGGCCGCAACCCACCGCGACCGGCTGCCGGATTCCGGCATGCGTGTTTTCTCGCTGCTCGGTTATGCCATTCCGGATTTCTATCTCGGCGCACTGCTGCTGATCGGCTTTGCGCTGAACCTCGGCTGGTTCCCGATTAATGGTGGTGGCGATGGTTTCATGGACCGCATGTACCATATCGTCCTTCCGGCGCTGACGCTCGCACTGGTAAAGGCCGCTTTCATCGGCCGGCTGACGCGAACCGCACTTCTGGAAACGCTCGGCAAGGATTATGTCCGCACCGCTCGCGCCAAGGGTGCCCGCGAACCACGCGTCATCTACCGGCACGGTCTGCGTAATGCGTTGCTGCCGCTCTCGACCGGTATGGGCTTGAGCCTGCTTGCCACGCTCTCCGGCTCGGTCGCCGTCGAGCTGGTCTTCAACAGGCCTGGTCTCGGACGCCTCCTCATACA
The window above is part of the Rhizobium sp. WYJ-E13 genome. Proteins encoded here:
- a CDS encoding 3-hydroxyacyl-CoA dehydrogenase produces the protein MQISGASFIVTGGGSGLGAATARMLIEAGGRVTIADLNVDAGEAVARELGQDVHFVRADVTDDQDGGAAIAAAMDAFGTLRGLINCAGVAPAEKVIGRDGPHRLESFARTITINLIGTFNMIRLAAAAIQNAEPDAEGERGVIINTASAAAFDGQIGQAAYAASKGGVAAMTLPIARELARHGIRTVSIAPGIFETPMMAGMPAEVREALGKSVPFPPRLGHPAEFAALVRHILENSMLNGEVIRLDGALRMGAR
- a CDS encoding acetyl-CoA C-acyltransferase, producing the protein MALQDPIVIVGAARTPIGSFQGELKDASAPELGAMAIRAALQRSGVAADAVEEVVFGCVLPAGQGQAPARQAAIHAGLPFATGASTVNKMCGSGMKAVMIAHDLIAAGSASLAIAGGMESMTNAPYLLDRARAGYRLGHGRVVDHMFLDGLEDAYDKGRLMGSFAEDCAEAYQFTREAQDAYAVTSLTRAQKAIAEGYFDREIVPVTVKSGKGEPVASRDEQPGKARPDKIPTLKPAFRDGGTVTAANSSSISDGAAALVLMRRSEADRRGLKPLATILGHATHSQEPSLFATAPIGALQKLSDRTGLPLSEVDIFEINEAFAVVAMAAMRDLDLPHDKVNVHGGACALGHPIGASGARILVTLLAALERYDVKRGMAALCIGGGEATAVAIERH
- a CDS encoding acyl-CoA dehydrogenase family protein, whose product is MILSELQQQICDLARDFARERLAPGAAKRDRESLFPREELKEMGELGLLGMLVPEAYGGSDTGLIAYAAALEEIAAGDGPCSTIMSVHSSVGCVPILKFGNEEQRQRFLPKLASGEWIGGFALTEPQAGSDASNLRTRARRDGDHYVLDGAKQFITSGKNGQVIIVFAVTDPDAGKKGITAFIVPTNTPGYEVIRVEEKLGLHSSDTCQIAFNGMRIPAELRLGEEGEGYRIALANLEGGRIGIAAQAVGMAKAAFEAARDYARERSAFGKPIAEHQAVAFRLADMATRIEAARQLVFHAAWLREAGLPCLSEASMAKLFASEMAERVCSDAIQIHGGYGYMADYPVERIYRDVRICQIYEGTSDVQRMVIARNL
- a CDS encoding 3-methyl-2-oxobutanoate dehydrogenase (2-methylpropanoyl-transferring) subunit alpha, which codes for MEESARLSLHVPEPAVRPGGQPDFSNVKIAKAGAVPRPEVDVASEDIRDLAFSIIRVLNRDGEAVGPWAGSLSDEELLTGLRNMMKLRAFDARMLMAQRQGKTSFYMQHLGEEAVSCGFRKALRKGDMNFPTYRQAGLLIADDYPMVEMMNQIYSNESDPLHGRQLPIMYSSKEHGFFTISGNLATQYVQAVGWAMASAIKNDSRIAAGWIGDGSTAESDFHSALVFASTYKAPVILNIVNNQWAISTFQGIARGGSGTFAARGLGFGIPALRVDGNDYLAVHAVARWAAERARRNLGPTLIEYVTYRVGAHSTSDDPSAYRPKTESEAWPLGDPVLRLKKHLIVRGVWSDARHTQAEAEIMDEVIEAQRQAEAHGTLHDGGKPSVRDIFEGVYAEMPPHIRRQRQKAGY
- a CDS encoding alpha-ketoacid dehydrogenase subunit beta; this encodes MARMTMIEAVRSAMDVSMARDDNVVVFGEDVGYFGGVFRCTQGLQAKYGKTRCFDTPISESGIVGTAIGMAAYGLKPCVEIQFADYMYPAYDQLTQEAARIRYRSNGDFTCPIVVRMPTGGGIFGGQTHSQSPEALFTHVCGLKVVVPSNPHDAKGLLISAIEDPDPVMFLEPKRLYNGPFDGHHERPVTPWSKHDLGEVPEGHYTIPIGKAEVRRTGSAVTVVAYGTMVHVALAAAEDAGIDAEVIDLRSLLPLDLDTIVKSVAKTGRCVVIHEATLTSGFGAEVVSLVQEHCFYQLEAPVVRVAGWDTPYPHAQEWDYFPGPGRVGRALAEVMEA